A part of Gossypium hirsutum isolate 1008001.06 chromosome A07, Gossypium_hirsutum_v2.1, whole genome shotgun sequence genomic DNA contains:
- the LOC107940886 gene encoding asparagine synthetase [glutamine-hydrolyzing] 1 isoform X2 yields the protein MCGILAVLGCSDDSQAKRVRVLELSRRLKHRGPDWSGLHQHGDCYLAHQRLAIVDPASGDQPLFNEDKSVVVTVNGEIYNHEELRKKLVNHKFRTGSDCDVIAHLYEEYGEDFVDMLDGIFSFVLLDTRDNSYIVARDAIGVTSLYIGWGLDGSVWISSEMKGLNNDCEHFECFPPGHLYSSKTGVFRRWYNPPWFSEAIPSVPYDPLVLRRAFENAVIKRLMTDVPFGVLLSGGLDSSLVASITARYLAGTKTAKHWGSQLHSFCVGLENSPDLKAAREVAEYLGTVHHEFHFTVQDGIDAIEDVIYHIETYDVTTIRASTPMFLMSRKIKSLGVKMVISGEGSDEIFGGYLYFHKAPNKDEFHHETCRKIKALHQYDCLRANKATSAWGLEARVPFLDKQFINVAMSIDPESKMIKKDEGRIEKWILRRAFDDEEHPYLPKHILYRQKEQFSDGVGYSWIDGLKAHADQHVTNKMMRNASNIFPHNTPTTKEAYYYRMIFERFFPQNSARLTVPGGATVACSTAKAVEWDSAWKNNLDPSGRAALGVHLSAYNAETPLSNMPSKVIDNIPRMIEVPRVAIQS from the exons atgtgTGGGATTTTAGCTGTTTTGGGTTGTTCTGACGATTCTCAGGCAAAAAGGGTTCGAGTGCTGGAACTTTCCCGCAG GCTGAAACACCGTGGTCCAGACTGGAGTGGCCTCCACCAACATGGAGACTGCTATTTGGCCCATCAACGCCTTGCCATCGTTGATCCTGCTTCGGGTGACCAACCTCTCTTTAACGAAGACAAGAGTGTTGTTGTCACG GTGAATGGAGAGATTTACAACCATGAAGAACTGAGGAAGAAATTGGTAAACCACAAGTTCAGGACTGGCAGTGACTGTGATGTTATTGCCCATCTG TACGAGGAGTATGGGGAAGACTTTGTGGATATGTTGGATGGAATCTTCTCATTTGTGTTGCTTGATACCCGAGACAACAGCTACATTGTTGCACGTGATGCTATTGGGGTCACATCCCTCTACATTGGCTGGGGACTTGACG gTTCGGTTTGGATATCTTCCGAaatgaaaggattaaataatgaCTGTGAACACTTTGAGTGCTTTCCTCCTGGTCACTTGTACTCCAGCAAAACAGGAGTATTTAGAAGATGGTACAATCCACCATGGTTCTCTGAGGCCATTCCATCAGTTCCATACGATCCCCTTGTTCTAAGACGTGCTTTTGAAAAT GCTGTGATCAAAAGACTGATGACCGATGTACCTTTTGGAGTTCTTCTATCTGGAGGTCTCGATTCATCGTTGGTTGCTTCTATCACAGCTCGATACTTGGCTGGTACCAAGACTGCTAAACATTGGGGAAGCCAGCTCCATTCTTTTTGTGTTGGCCTCGAG AATTCACCAGATTTGAAGGCTGCAAGGGAGGTTGCAGAATATCTGGGAACGGTTCATCATGAGTTTCACTTTACTGTTCAA GATGGTATTGATGCCATCGAAGATGTCATCTACCACATAGAAACCTATGATGTTACCACAATCAGGGCAAGCACTCCAATGTTCTTGATGTCGCGGAAGATCAAGTCTTTAGGGGTGAAGATGGTTATATCTGGTGAAGGTTCTGATGAGATTTTTGGTGGGTATTTATACTTCCACAAGGCACCAAATAAGGATGAATTCCACCACGAAACCTGCCGTAAG ATAAAGGCTCTTCACCAGTATGATTGTTTGAGAGCTAACAAAGCAACATCTGCATGGGGATTGGAGGCTCGAGTCCCATTCTTAGACAAGCAATTCATCAATGTTGCCATGTCTATAGACCCTGAATCAAAGATG ATAAAAAAGGATGAAGGACGCATCGAGAAGTGGATTCTTAGGAGGGCCTTCGATGATGAAGAACATCCCTATCTGCCAAAG CATATCCTTTACAGACAGAAAGAACAGTTTAGTGATGGTGTGGGTTATAGTTGGATTGATGGTCTCAAAGCACATGCTGACCAACAT GTAACCAATAAGATGATGCGTAACGCATCTAACATCTTCCCTCACAACACACCAACTACAAAAGAAGCTTACTACTACAGGATGATTTTCGAGAGATTCTTCCCTCAG AATTCGGCAAGATTGACCGTACCTGGAGGAGCTACCGTAGCATGCAGCACTGCTAAAGCAGTTGAGTGGGATTCTGCCTGGAAGAATAACCTTGACCCTTCAGG
- the LOC107940886 gene encoding asparagine synthetase [glutamine-hydrolyzing] 1 isoform X1 yields the protein MCGILAVLGCSDDSQAKRVRVLELSRRLKHRGPDWSGLHQHGDCYLAHQRLAIVDPASGDQPLFNEDKSVVVTVNGEIYNHEELRKKLVNHKFRTGSDCDVIAHLYEEYGEDFVDMLDGIFSFVLLDTRDNSYIVARDAIGVTSLYIGWGLDGSVWISSEMKGLNNDCEHFECFPPGHLYSSKTGVFRRWYNPPWFSEAIPSVPYDPLVLRRAFENAVIKRLMTDVPFGVLLSGGLDSSLVASITARYLAGTKTAKHWGSQLHSFCVGLENSPDLKAAREVAEYLGTVHHEFHFTVQDGIDAIEDVIYHIETYDVTTIRASTPMFLMSRKIKSLGVKMVISGEGSDEIFGGYLYFHKAPNKDEFHHETCRKIKALHQYDCLRANKATSAWGLEARVPFLDKQFINVAMSIDPESKMVSNQFIVVLELLGSLYMLLYFMNQIKKDEGRIEKWILRRAFDDEEHPYLPKHILYRQKEQFSDGVGYSWIDGLKAHADQHVTNKMMRNASNIFPHNTPTTKEAYYYRMIFERFFPQNSARLTVPGGATVACSTAKAVEWDSAWKNNLDPSGRAALGVHLSAYNAETPLSNMPSKVIDNIPRMIEVPRVAIQS from the exons atgtgTGGGATTTTAGCTGTTTTGGGTTGTTCTGACGATTCTCAGGCAAAAAGGGTTCGAGTGCTGGAACTTTCCCGCAG GCTGAAACACCGTGGTCCAGACTGGAGTGGCCTCCACCAACATGGAGACTGCTATTTGGCCCATCAACGCCTTGCCATCGTTGATCCTGCTTCGGGTGACCAACCTCTCTTTAACGAAGACAAGAGTGTTGTTGTCACG GTGAATGGAGAGATTTACAACCATGAAGAACTGAGGAAGAAATTGGTAAACCACAAGTTCAGGACTGGCAGTGACTGTGATGTTATTGCCCATCTG TACGAGGAGTATGGGGAAGACTTTGTGGATATGTTGGATGGAATCTTCTCATTTGTGTTGCTTGATACCCGAGACAACAGCTACATTGTTGCACGTGATGCTATTGGGGTCACATCCCTCTACATTGGCTGGGGACTTGACG gTTCGGTTTGGATATCTTCCGAaatgaaaggattaaataatgaCTGTGAACACTTTGAGTGCTTTCCTCCTGGTCACTTGTACTCCAGCAAAACAGGAGTATTTAGAAGATGGTACAATCCACCATGGTTCTCTGAGGCCATTCCATCAGTTCCATACGATCCCCTTGTTCTAAGACGTGCTTTTGAAAAT GCTGTGATCAAAAGACTGATGACCGATGTACCTTTTGGAGTTCTTCTATCTGGAGGTCTCGATTCATCGTTGGTTGCTTCTATCACAGCTCGATACTTGGCTGGTACCAAGACTGCTAAACATTGGGGAAGCCAGCTCCATTCTTTTTGTGTTGGCCTCGAG AATTCACCAGATTTGAAGGCTGCAAGGGAGGTTGCAGAATATCTGGGAACGGTTCATCATGAGTTTCACTTTACTGTTCAA GATGGTATTGATGCCATCGAAGATGTCATCTACCACATAGAAACCTATGATGTTACCACAATCAGGGCAAGCACTCCAATGTTCTTGATGTCGCGGAAGATCAAGTCTTTAGGGGTGAAGATGGTTATATCTGGTGAAGGTTCTGATGAGATTTTTGGTGGGTATTTATACTTCCACAAGGCACCAAATAAGGATGAATTCCACCACGAAACCTGCCGTAAG ATAAAGGCTCTTCACCAGTATGATTGTTTGAGAGCTAACAAAGCAACATCTGCATGGGGATTGGAGGCTCGAGTCCCATTCTTAGACAAGCAATTCATCAATGTTGCCATGTCTATAGACCCTGAATCAAAGATGGTAAGCAATCAATTTATTGTTGTCTTGGAATTGCTTGGTTCATTATACATGCTTCTCTATTTCATGAATCAGATAAAAAAGGATGAAGGACGCATCGAGAAGTGGATTCTTAGGAGGGCCTTCGATGATGAAGAACATCCCTATCTGCCAAAG CATATCCTTTACAGACAGAAAGAACAGTTTAGTGATGGTGTGGGTTATAGTTGGATTGATGGTCTCAAAGCACATGCTGACCAACAT GTAACCAATAAGATGATGCGTAACGCATCTAACATCTTCCCTCACAACACACCAACTACAAAAGAAGCTTACTACTACAGGATGATTTTCGAGAGATTCTTCCCTCAG AATTCGGCAAGATTGACCGTACCTGGAGGAGCTACCGTAGCATGCAGCACTGCTAAAGCAGTTGAGTGGGATTCTGCCTGGAAGAATAACCTTGACCCTTCAGG